One stretch of Chroococcidiopsis sp. SAG 2025 DNA includes these proteins:
- a CDS encoding cytochrome P450: MISKPRFPDGSPAPQWLQKIQYAQNSIAYMDTAAQRYGDIFNAPVIGDRDVVLFISNPQALGRIFANDTRQFITPPNQHMQPLVGDYSIFTLSGSRHRRERKLLMPPFHGERMQTYGRSICELVDKAMSSLSVGTRFSARTLAQEISLEVILKVVFGVDREDRFDRLKSLFVKLTDSLQSPSIAGLIFFPSLQKDWGVRSPWGYLRHLQRQVSELVYAQISARRNQSHAPGSDILSLLISARDETGQPMSDVELHDELITLLLAGQDTTATAIAWALYGIHRHPQVGEKLLVELDRLGKAPDPTTILRLPYLTAVCHETLRLFPVAVLTVPREVKEPVELMGYQLEPGTRLYGCIYLTHQRPDLYPEPKLFQPERFLEQQFSPYEFLPFGGGARRCIGEALASFEMKLVVATVLSRYRLALADRSPEHPVRRGVTFAPARGVQMILKEKF; this comes from the coding sequence ATGATTTCAAAACCTCGTTTTCCTGATGGTTCGCCAGCTCCTCAATGGCTGCAAAAAATCCAGTACGCACAGAACTCGATTGCCTATATGGATACTGCCGCACAGCGCTACGGAGACATTTTTAACGCTCCTGTGATTGGCGATCGCGATGTTGTTTTGTTCATCAGTAATCCTCAAGCACTTGGGCGCATTTTTGCGAATGACACGAGGCAGTTTATTACTCCACCCAACCAACATATGCAGCCACTGGTTGGAGATTACTCCATTTTTACATTGTCAGGTTCTCGCCATCGCCGAGAGCGTAAGTTATTAATGCCTCCTTTTCATGGAGAACGGATGCAAACTTATGGACGATCGATCTGTGAATTAGTCGATAAAGCCATGAGTTCGCTATCTGTTGGGACTCGGTTTTCTGCACGAACTTTGGCACAAGAAATCTCTTTAGAAGTCATTTTAAAAGTCGTTTTTGGGGTCGATCGAGAAGACCGTTTCGATCGCCTCAAGTCGCTATTTGTGAAACTCACCGATTCACTGCAATCTCCTTCGATCGCCGGGTTAATTTTCTTCCCTTCTTTGCAAAAAGATTGGGGAGTGCGAAGTCCTTGGGGATACTTGCGGCATCTGCAACGACAGGTGAGCGAACTGGTGTACGCCCAAATTAGCGCTCGTCGCAACCAGAGTCACGCGCCTGGTTCAGACATCCTAAGTTTACTAATTTCAGCCCGCGATGAAACAGGTCAACCGATGAGCGATGTTGAATTGCATGATGAGTTAATTACACTCCTTTTGGCAGGTCAAGACACAACCGCAACTGCAATCGCTTGGGCTTTGTATGGGATTCATCGTCATCCACAGGTTGGCGAGAAGTTGCTTGTGGAACTCGATCGACTAGGAAAGGCTCCAGATCCAACAACCATTTTGCGATTACCTTATCTTACAGCCGTTTGTCATGAAACCTTGCGCCTTTTCCCTGTTGCTGTTCTCACCGTTCCTAGAGAGGTCAAAGAACCTGTAGAACTTATGGGTTATCAACTGGAACCTGGCACTAGACTTTATGGTTGTATTTATCTAACTCATCAACGCCCAGATCTCTACCCAGAACCTAAATTATTTCAGCCAGAGCGCTTTTTAGAACAACAGTTTTCCCCCTATGAATTTCTCCCCTTCGGTGGTGGTGCGCGTCGCTGCATTGGGGAAGCGTTAGCTTCTTTTGAGATGAAATTAGTCGTAGCAACAGTGCTGTCTCGTTATCGATTAGCATTAGCAGATCGATCTCCTGAACATCCTGTGCGCCGAGGTGTTACTTTTGCTCCTGCTAGAGGGGTGCAGATGATTCTGAAAGAAAAATTCTGA
- the c2c8 gene encoding type V CRISPR-associated protein C2c8 → MKTVEFKLNLNQTQQAKVDGWLSVLRWVWNRGLHLLEEFDNNTRWDKSSKSWVPCCPLPWQYYKDDDGRLIPFTRLAQTKPYRMSCPIPQTYRQPEIESPNHFGILYYFAQKNHLDKPWFCAVPSKSVSGTLKALTDAWWEYKSGKRSSPRYKRYKDKIKSLVNNNSKSIKISGRQITLPKLGKVTVKTLDKRWDASVAIATLKIIKQPSGYYLQLIGELPTKKFKPSNKAVGISLGYKDLFTTDGGKVVKSPLYYQKMEKKLQRLQRKLCRQQNLCPIDTYNPSLREHFLSCPINPYKGANKAKTTQKISGLHEKIRRARRAFNHKLSTLLVQEYGGIATAKSDMRRITRRPKPIVNKEGTGYDRNGAERKSQFNKLILANGLGQLATLIEQKAVANGREYIEVVPKDIPDEPRQRTEHESKRLRLPRAVHLSSFQSGRYRAWSWKSKPGESQWTQNQEAAQVATLRDTETTILTSSNLALEREGMDVPPTSSPKNNANQHSCRLVTTSGEKSTRATSTGQSVTEPAKTRLDEKEMPDQPEKAQRQSEVLLTAKTQVRRRKRRTAGENDSS, encoded by the coding sequence ATGAAAACCGTTGAGTTCAAGCTAAACCTGAACCAAACCCAGCAAGCCAAAGTAGACGGTTGGCTGTCCGTACTACGGTGGGTATGGAATCGCGGTCTACATCTACTAGAAGAATTCGACAATAACACTCGTTGGGATAAATCTTCAAAATCTTGGGTTCCTTGCTGTCCTCTGCCGTGGCAATACTATAAAGATGATGACGGGCGACTCATCCCCTTCACAAGGCTTGCTCAGACTAAGCCGTATCGCATGAGTTGCCCTATACCGCAGACTTATCGTCAGCCTGAAATAGAATCGCCTAATCACTTTGGAATTCTGTACTACTTCGCCCAAAAGAACCATTTGGACAAACCCTGGTTTTGTGCAGTCCCTAGCAAGAGCGTCAGCGGAACGCTTAAAGCTTTAACTGACGCTTGGTGGGAGTATAAATCAGGGAAACGCTCATCGCCACGATACAAGCGATACAAAGACAAGATCAAATCTCTTGTTAACAACAATTCCAAATCAATTAAGATTTCCGGTAGACAGATTACCCTTCCTAAACTGGGAAAGGTGACAGTTAAAACTTTGGACAAGCGGTGGGATGCATCAGTTGCTATTGCTACACTAAAAATCATCAAGCAGCCGTCAGGCTACTACCTTCAGTTGATAGGTGAATTGCCAACTAAGAAATTTAAGCCCTCGAACAAAGCAGTAGGTATATCGCTAGGATATAAGGATTTATTTACTACTGATGGTGGCAAGGTAGTAAAGTCACCGCTCTACTATCAAAAAATGGAGAAGAAGCTGCAACGGCTCCAACGAAAGCTCTGTCGCCAACAAAACCTGTGCCCGATCGACACATACAATCCTTCTCTTCGAGAGCATTTCCTTAGCTGCCCAATTAATCCTTATAAGGGTGCAAACAAAGCAAAAACGACTCAGAAGATTTCGGGTCTTCATGAGAAAATCCGCCGCGCAAGACGAGCTTTTAACCATAAGCTTTCGACCTTATTAGTGCAAGAGTATGGCGGGATTGCCACTGCCAAATCTGATATGCGGAGAATCACTCGTAGACCTAAGCCAATTGTAAATAAAGAAGGCACTGGCTACGATCGCAACGGTGCAGAACGCAAATCCCAGTTCAACAAATTAATTCTGGCTAACGGTTTAGGACAGCTGGCAACCTTGATTGAGCAAAAAGCCGTAGCTAACGGGCGAGAATATATTGAAGTCGTCCCGAAAGATATTCCAGATGAGCCGAGGCAACGTACTGAACACGAAAGCAAGCGATTGCGGTTGCCCCGCGCCGTTCATCTATCAAGCTTCCAATCTGGAAGATACCGCGCTTGGTCGTGGAAATCGAAGCCTGGGGAGTCCCAATGGACGCAGAACCAGGAAGCCGCGCAAGTGGCAACTCTCCGTGATACGGAGACAACCATCTTAACTAGCTCAAACCTCGCTCTTGAGCGCGAAGGTATGGATGTGCCACCAACATCCTCACCTAAAAATAACGCAAACCAGCACTCCTGTAGGCTTGTGACGACATCAGGTGAGAAATCGACTCGCGCAACTTCTACTGGGCAGTCTGTGACTGAACCTGCAAAAACTCGCTTAGACGAAAAGGAAATGCCTGACCAGCCAGAAAAGGCTCAAAGGCAATCTGAAGTGCTCCTAACCGCTAAAACTCAAGTACGGAGAAGGAAGCGACGGACTGCCGGAGAAAACGATTCTAGTTAG
- the budA gene encoding acetolactate decarboxylase encodes MKLKRYLWLTVLLATIAFSVLPAYSQQFFQPRRVFQVSTLGALNVGVYEGATTLAQLKQQGDFGLGTIEGLDGELVGLDGKFYHVKTDGIAYPVADEVKTPFATVAFFHTERSLRLNGQMNYQELQQQIDTGLPTQNLPYAIRIRGVFPYLKVRSVPKQLPPYLPLSDVISQQAAIFELRNVRGTLVGFRMPQYLESVNAAGYHFHLITSDRTSGGHLLDGEFLDSRVDIETLHDWQMMLPDNTAFKQAPLK; translated from the coding sequence GTGAAACTAAAGCGGTATTTATGGTTAACAGTATTGCTCGCTACCATTGCATTTAGTGTGTTACCTGCATATTCCCAGCAATTTTTCCAACCGCGTCGAGTATTTCAGGTTTCTACCTTGGGAGCTTTAAACGTTGGAGTGTATGAAGGGGCTACAACATTAGCTCAACTCAAACAGCAGGGAGACTTTGGCTTAGGAACTATTGAGGGATTGGATGGAGAATTGGTTGGGCTTGATGGCAAATTTTATCATGTCAAAACAGATGGCATTGCTTATCCTGTTGCAGATGAGGTAAAAACGCCTTTTGCTACTGTAGCGTTTTTCCACACAGAGCGATCGCTACGCTTGAATGGGCAAATGAACTATCAAGAATTGCAGCAACAGATTGATACAGGCTTGCCTACACAAAATTTACCATATGCAATTCGCATTCGCGGTGTCTTTCCCTATTTGAAAGTGAGGAGCGTACCCAAACAATTACCGCCTTATTTGCCGTTAAGTGATGTAATCAGTCAGCAGGCTGCTATCTTTGAGCTGCGGAATGTGCGGGGTACTTTAGTGGGATTTCGGATGCCACAATACCTTGAGAGTGTAAACGCCGCGGGATATCACTTTCACTTGATTACAAGCGATCGCACTTCGGGAGGGCATTTGCTCGATGGAGAATTTCTTGATTCTAGGGTTGATATAGAAACCCTGCATGACTGGCAGATGATGTTGCCCGATAATACTGCCTTTAAACAAGCACCACTAAAGTAA
- a CDS encoding DUF4212 domain-containing protein, translating into MDRDRQEAYWRANTTLIRNLLIAWALVSLVFSILLVQPLNALRIGSVPLGFWMAQQGSILTFVALIFIYAFQMDKLDRKYGMRK; encoded by the coding sequence ATGGATAGAGACAGACAAGAAGCTTATTGGCGAGCCAATACAACTTTAATTCGGAACTTGTTAATTGCCTGGGCGCTGGTATCGCTAGTGTTCAGCATTCTACTGGTACAGCCATTGAACGCGCTCCGAATTGGTAGCGTCCCTCTAGGCTTTTGGATGGCACAACAAGGCTCGATCTTAACGTTTGTAGCATTGATTTTCATCTATGCCTTCCAGATGGACAAGCTCGATCGCAAATACGGTATGAGGAAGTGA
- a CDS encoding DUF928 domain-containing protein, which yields MLKKLPQLPIAIAIAITWIFVGYSNYPWQVWAQSDRAIDNVSTSKRAKQQPDFSGYGRPGRRTGGGSRSPCSPIDPPLTALIPETNWGNTVAERPSFWFYVPYSPQQAQSGEFVLQTERGEDVYRVPITLPQTPGVVSLSIPSTEKPLEIDRWYRWYFKLYCTQQVSAPIFVEGWVRRVALTPTLKNQLLSAKARDYNVYAANGIWYDAIAYLAQLRLNSASAQLDYEWADLLNAKGVGLEQLQQQPIVGNAVLVSEVKSQKLKVKSQK from the coding sequence ATGCTAAAGAAGTTACCTCAACTACCAATTGCGATCGCTATTGCTATAACTTGGATATTTGTCGGTTACTCAAATTACCCCTGGCAAGTTTGGGCGCAGTCTGACAGAGCGATCGACAACGTTTCTACCTCAAAACGAGCGAAGCAGCAACCTGATTTTTCTGGTTACGGCAGACCTGGGCGCAGAACTGGAGGAGGAAGCCGCAGCCCCTGTTCGCCAATCGACCCGCCTTTGACCGCTTTGATCCCCGAAACTAATTGGGGCAACACAGTTGCCGAGCGTCCGAGTTTTTGGTTTTACGTGCCTTATTCTCCCCAACAAGCACAATCTGGAGAATTTGTGTTGCAGACAGAACGGGGAGAAGACGTTTATCGAGTTCCTATAACATTGCCTCAAACGCCAGGGGTTGTTAGCCTTAGCATCCCGTCAACAGAAAAACCTCTAGAAATCGATCGGTGGTATCGCTGGTACTTCAAACTTTATTGCACGCAGCAAGTATCTGCCCCAATTTTTGTTGAAGGTTGGGTGCGACGAGTGGCACTAACTCCTACACTTAAGAATCAGTTACTCTCAGCCAAAGCACGGGATTATAATGTATACGCCGCCAATGGCATTTGGTACGATGCCATAGCTTATCTAGCTCAACTACGGCTTAATTCAGCAAGTGCTCAGCTCGATTACGAGTGGGCTGACTTATTAAATGCAAAAGGTGTTGGTTTAGAACAACTTCAGCAGCAGCCAATAGTTGGTAACGCTGTACTAGTAAGCGAAGTTAAAAGTCAAAAGTTAAAAGTCAAAAGTCAGAAGTAA
- a CDS encoding PleD family two-component system response regulator, whose protein sequence is MKKVLVIEDRAETRNLFLEWLETEGFYAIGAENGLVGIQQVQKELPDLILCEITISQLDGYGVLTALRQDPLSAGIPFIFFTSKLERADFVKLWN, encoded by the coding sequence ATGAAAAAAGTTTTAGTGATTGAAGATAGGGCAGAAACCCGTAATCTCTTTCTGGAATGGCTTGAGACTGAAGGTTTCTACGCTATTGGTGCTGAAAACGGTCTGGTTGGTATCCAGCAGGTACAAAAAGAGCTACCAGATTTGATACTTTGTGAGATTACGATTTCCCAGCTCGATGGTTATGGTGTTTTGACTGCGCTGCGCCAAGATCCTTTAAGTGCGGGTATCCCCTTCATTTTCTTCACTAGCAAGCTGGAGCGGGCTGATTTCGTAAAGCTATGGAACTAG
- a CDS encoding DUF4278 domain-containing protein — MIIKLCYRGIPYNRHSSAQPDRPLRQLREFDTADCRRYRGVTYCVAPHPRLVEVPAKLAIHKLMYRGVIYYKLIYQSITFLINRNA, encoded by the coding sequence ATGATAATCAAACTCTGCTATCGTGGAATACCATACAACCGTCATTCTTCTGCTCAACCAGATCGTCCATTGCGTCAACTGCGTGAATTTGACACAGCCGATTGCCGCAGATATCGTGGCGTAACTTATTGTGTCGCTCCTCATCCTCGACTTGTGGAAGTGCCTGCAAAACTAGCAATTCATAAGTTGATGTATCGAGGTGTAATCTACTACAAGTTGATATATCAGAGCATCACCTTTTTAATAAATCGAAATGCCTAA
- a CDS encoding sodium:solute symporter family protein: MAEFWTIWLVALSFGLYLYIGWRSRVKDSSGFYVAGQDIPQIANGAATAADWMSAASFISMAGLISTLGYDGSIYLMGWTGGYVLLALLLAPYLRKFGKYTVPDFVGDRYYSNAARLVAVVAALFVSLTYVAGQMRGVGIVFSRFLQVDISTGVMIGMVVVAFFSVLGGMKGITWTQVAQYVVLIVAYLIPTVAIAMILTGNPIPQLAFTFSDIVDKLNQIQLDLGFKEYSQPFANRSQLDVLFTTLALMVGTAGLPHVIVRFYTVTNVRAARYSAGWALLFIALLYTSAPALATFARYNLISTLHNQPITEVRQLNWVNKWEKTKLLTFTDKNNDGRIELSPDKSTSEITIDPDIIVLSTPEVAKLAPWVIGLVAAGGLAAALSTASGLLLVISSSVAHDIYYRIINPNASETQRVFVGRIMVGVAVVLAGYFGINPPGFVAQVVAFAFGLAAASFFPAIVLGIFDKRTNREGAIAGIVVGLLFTLFYIVGVKFYGMQPWLFGISPEGIGTVGMIINFIVTLVVSRLTPPPPIAVQEMVEDLRSPAGAELPVESVH, from the coding sequence ATGGCAGAATTTTGGACGATTTGGTTAGTTGCCCTTTCTTTCGGGTTATATCTCTATATCGGTTGGCGATCGCGCGTCAAGGATAGCTCCGGCTTTTACGTTGCGGGGCAAGATATCCCCCAAATAGCGAATGGAGCTGCAACTGCGGCAGATTGGATGTCGGCGGCTTCTTTCATCTCGATGGCGGGGTTGATTTCGACTTTGGGCTATGACGGCTCGATTTATTTGATGGGGTGGACTGGCGGTTACGTGCTGCTAGCGCTGCTACTCGCCCCATATCTGCGCAAGTTCGGTAAGTACACCGTACCGGATTTCGTAGGAGATCGCTATTACTCCAATGCAGCCAGATTAGTTGCAGTTGTCGCCGCCTTATTTGTCTCGCTGACTTATGTCGCAGGGCAAATGCGGGGTGTGGGAATTGTGTTCAGCCGCTTTCTGCAAGTCGATATCAGTACGGGCGTGATGATCGGGATGGTGGTGGTGGCATTCTTCTCAGTTTTGGGTGGGATGAAAGGCATCACTTGGACTCAGGTAGCTCAGTATGTTGTGTTGATTGTGGCTTATCTAATTCCAACTGTGGCGATCGCAATGATTCTCACAGGCAATCCGATCCCGCAACTGGCGTTTACGTTTAGCGATATTGTCGACAAATTAAATCAGATTCAGTTGGATTTAGGTTTTAAAGAATATTCGCAACCCTTCGCGAACAGATCTCAGTTAGATGTACTATTCACAACTCTCGCTTTAATGGTGGGAACGGCAGGATTGCCTCACGTGATTGTCAGATTCTACACGGTGACTAACGTCAGAGCCGCTCGTTATTCCGCAGGTTGGGCATTGTTGTTTATCGCCCTACTCTATACCAGCGCGCCAGCACTGGCAACTTTTGCCCGTTACAACTTGATTAGCACTTTGCACAACCAACCAATTACCGAAGTGCGTCAATTGAACTGGGTAAATAAGTGGGAAAAAACCAAGTTATTGACTTTTACAGACAAAAACAATGACGGACGAATTGAGCTATCACCAGATAAAAGTACGAGCGAAATCACCATCGACCCCGATATTATTGTCTTGTCCACGCCAGAGGTAGCTAAATTAGCGCCTTGGGTGATTGGACTTGTCGCTGCTGGAGGGTTAGCTGCCGCCTTATCTACAGCTAGTGGTTTGCTGTTGGTGATTTCTAGTTCGGTGGCGCACGATATTTACTACCGCATCATCAATCCCAACGCCTCGGAAACCCAAAGGGTGTTTGTCGGTCGAATTATGGTGGGGGTAGCCGTTGTGCTGGCGGGATATTTTGGGATCAATCCGCCTGGATTTGTGGCGCAAGTGGTGGCTTTTGCCTTTGGTTTAGCAGCAGCTAGCTTTTTTCCGGCAATCGTTCTCGGTATTTTTGATAAACGAACGAATCGAGAAGGTGCAATTGCAGGGATTGTAGTTGGGTTATTGTTCACCCTGTTTTACATTGTCGGGGTGAAATTCTACGGCATGCAACCTTGGTTATTTGGAATTTCTCCTGAAGGTATTGGCACTGTAGGAATGATAATTAACTTTATTGTGACTCTTGTGGTGTCGCGCCTGACTCCACCACCTCCAATTGCGGTGCAAGAAATGGTAGAAGATTTGCGAAGTCCTGCGGGTGCAGAATTACCTGTTGAATCAGTGCATTAA
- a CDS encoding DJ-1/PfpI family protein yields the protein MVLFPSLTQLDFTAPYEVFSRLLNAKIYLLAPTLDPIYSESNFPLLPNTSFEQSPILDVLFVPGGLGVNAKLEDDKFLEFLKFQGDRARYVISVSSGSLLLAISCALPMLFTTLSSTSLSNKKSPSAIVSTSKLIPFLI from the coding sequence ATGGTATTATTCCCAAGTTTGACCCAGTTAGATTTCACCGCACCCTATGAAGTCTTTTCCCGTTTACTGAATGCCAAGATTTATCTATTAGCTCCAACTCTCGATCCGATTTACTCCGAATCTAATTTTCCGCTTCTCCCTAATACCAGCTTTGAGCAATCGCCAATTCTGGATGTGTTATTCGTGCCTGGTGGTTTGGGTGTCAATGCTAAGTTGGAAGATGATAAATTTCTTGAATTTCTAAAATTTCAAGGCGATCGCGCTCGTTACGTGATCTCAGTTTCTTCCGGTTCGCTGTTACTGGCTATATCATGCGCTTTGCCGATGCTTTTCACCACACTTTCGAGTACGTCATTGTCGAACAAGAAATCCCCAAGCGCGATCGTATCTACGAGCAAACTCATACCTTTTCTAATCTAG
- a CDS encoding TRAP transporter substrate-binding protein: MKRKQFLQNAIASAIAGGVVACRTTTASRSNAALPNINWQMATSWPVSLDTIFGGAKTFADRLAAITGGKFKITPRTAGELAPPLEVLNVVSQGAVPCGHTAAYYYVGRSPATAFGAALPFGLNAQQQNAWLYEAGGLKKLQDLYARKFGVIQFPAGNTGAQMGGWFRQEILTAKDLQGLKMRIPGLGGQVMGKLGVTVQTLPGGEIFQALQTGAIDAAEWVGPYDDEKLGLHKVAKFYYYPGWWEPGLALEVQINLNEWKKLPVEYQEAVATAAFEANTIMLARYDARNNEALQRLLQSGVTLRSYSNEILAAAEKASFKLFDEFAAKDADFKSIFAEWKQFRDRVYAWNNINEGSFARYNYAKLKS, translated from the coding sequence ATGAAACGCAAACAATTTTTGCAAAATGCGATCGCTAGTGCCATTGCGGGTGGAGTGGTAGCTTGTCGAACAACCACAGCATCAAGATCGAATGCAGCCTTACCCAACATTAACTGGCAGATGGCAACGAGCTGGCCCGTATCTTTAGATACCATCTTTGGTGGCGCTAAAACATTTGCCGATCGCCTAGCTGCGATCACGGGAGGCAAGTTTAAGATTACACCGCGTACTGCGGGCGAGCTAGCTCCGCCACTAGAGGTGCTGAATGTGGTGTCCCAAGGCGCAGTACCATGCGGTCATACGGCTGCTTATTATTACGTGGGTAGAAGCCCAGCTACCGCTTTTGGAGCTGCTTTACCCTTCGGCTTGAACGCTCAACAACAGAACGCTTGGCTGTATGAAGCAGGTGGGTTAAAAAAGCTACAAGATCTGTATGCTCGTAAGTTTGGCGTGATTCAATTTCCCGCAGGCAACACGGGCGCGCAGATGGGTGGTTGGTTTCGCCAGGAAATTTTGACAGCGAAAGACTTACAAGGGTTGAAAATGCGTATTCCTGGACTGGGGGGACAGGTGATGGGCAAACTAGGCGTGACGGTACAGACTTTACCAGGTGGAGAAATTTTTCAGGCATTACAAACGGGAGCAATTGATGCGGCTGAGTGGGTCGGTCCCTACGATGACGAAAAGCTAGGACTGCACAAAGTCGCTAAATTCTATTACTACCCTGGCTGGTGGGAACCAGGACTAGCGCTGGAAGTGCAGATCAACTTGAATGAATGGAAGAAACTACCAGTTGAGTATCAGGAAGCGGTTGCAACGGCAGCCTTTGAAGCAAACACGATTATGTTAGCTCGTTACGATGCCCGTAATAACGAAGCGCTCCAACGGCTACTTCAGAGCGGCGTGACGCTGCGCTCCTATAGCAACGAGATTTTGGCAGCAGCAGAAAAAGCGTCTTTTAAGTTGTTTGACGAATTTGCAGCTAAAGATGCTGACTTTAAGAGCATTTTTGCGGAATGGAAGCAGTTCCGCGATCGCGTTTACGCTTGGAACAACATCAACGAAGGTAGCTTTGCCCGCTACAACTACGCCAAACTCAAGTCATAG
- a CDS encoding HlyD family secretion protein codes for MNLKAIPLGKIILSILFFTCLAIFGNRLRRDFSQVHSAQAFINGEITSVRASIPGELELKSEKIKLSKQLEKGTQIGTIKSTVENPRVSVLRIDKQQLETRLQDVQQQISGVKQQIQNRNKLMNLFKQQSVSQRMLQLKYAHQEIKQFEGEIAREQARKKVAQRDAQRFASLAKEGVETVSRAENKIAEAQQASAVVKEAQSRIELAKLNLEATKAGLQLEINRTLSYPETRVLELDTELIDLKQQERNLSKQIQSIQSQLSITSKELQAQQSVSVLAPTTGAIWSINSQSQEIVEANKSIIQLLNCQNLWIEAFINETEANKLVVGQEAQINLTNSSNVQWKGRVETIRAGTGRVEVGQYVVEPPSEIAQRQLPVQVATVRIKVDWQKSLRSDDFCLAGRSVNVRFIESKSSPF; via the coding sequence ATGAACTTAAAAGCAATACCTTTAGGAAAAATTATTCTTTCAATTCTATTTTTTACCTGTCTAGCTATTTTTGGAAATAGGCTAAGACGCGACTTTTCTCAAGTTCATAGCGCCCAAGCTTTTATTAACGGTGAAATCACTTCTGTGCGGGCATCTATCCCCGGTGAGCTAGAGTTGAAAAGCGAGAAAATTAAGTTGAGCAAGCAACTTGAGAAAGGGACACAAATCGGCACAATTAAATCTACTGTCGAAAATCCACGAGTATCAGTTCTCAGAATTGACAAGCAGCAACTGGAAACCCGCCTACAGGATGTTCAACAGCAAATCTCTGGAGTAAAACAGCAAATTCAAAATCGCAATAAATTGATGAACTTGTTTAAACAACAATCTGTCTCCCAGAGAATGCTTCAACTCAAATACGCCCATCAAGAGATAAAACAATTTGAAGGGGAAATCGCACGAGAACAAGCCAGAAAAAAAGTAGCGCAGAGGGACGCTCAACGATTTGCTAGCTTAGCAAAGGAAGGAGTAGAAACCGTTTCCAGAGCTGAAAATAAAATTGCAGAAGCGCAGCAAGCATCTGCTGTAGTAAAGGAAGCTCAATCGAGAATTGAGCTAGCCAAACTCAACTTAGAAGCAACGAAAGCCGGACTTCAGCTAGAAATAAATCGCACCTTAAGCTATCCTGAAACTCGCGTTCTCGAACTTGACACAGAGTTAATAGACCTAAAGCAACAAGAAAGAAACCTCTCTAAACAAATCCAGAGTATTCAGTCACAGCTATCGATTACCAGTAAAGAATTGCAGGCTCAACAAAGCGTTTCGGTTCTAGCACCAACAACAGGAGCGATCTGGTCAATTAATTCCCAGTCGCAGGAAATAGTCGAAGCTAATAAATCGATTATTCAGTTACTAAACTGCCAGAATCTTTGGATAGAAGCATTTATAAATGAGACTGAGGCTAATAAACTTGTTGTTGGACAAGAAGCTCAAATCAACCTTACTAACTCAAGTAATGTTCAATGGAAAGGACGAGTAGAGACAATCAGAGCAGGTACAGGTCGTGTTGAAGTTGGGCAATATGTTGTAGAACCACCATCAGAAATTGCTCAGCGTCAACTACCAGTACAGGTAGCGACAGTACGAATTAAAGTCGATTGGCAGAAATCTCTTAGATCGGACGATTTTTGTCTGGCAGGGAGAAGTGTAAACGTTCGCTTTATTGAGTCAAAGTCTTCGCCTTTTTAG
- a CDS encoding fatty acid desaturase — translation MRFADAFHHTFEYVIVEQEIPKRDRIYEQTHTFSNLVSIKYPWLNLLFLNYDYHNAHHHNMRCPWHELPQSHQQVFGEQPGGLLTLPQLVSNYHRYRTSRLFSGQGEAVLEDSTLDASTGGVAVSFLTPP, via the coding sequence ATGCGCTTTGCCGATGCTTTTCACCACACTTTCGAGTACGTCATTGTCGAACAAGAAATCCCCAAGCGCGATCGTATCTACGAGCAAACTCATACCTTTTCTAATCTAGTCTCAATAAAATATCCCTGGTTAAATCTTTTGTTTCTCAACTATGACTATCACAACGCCCATCATCACAATATGCGTTGTCCGTGGCATGAATTACCTCAGTCACACCAACAGGTGTTTGGAGAACAACCAGGTGGACTCTTGACACTACCGCAGTTAGTTAGCAACTATCATCGCTATCGAACTAGTCGGTTATTCTCTGGGCAGGGAGAAGCAGTATTAGAAGATAGTACCCTGGATGCTTCTACAGGTGGAGTTGCGGTTTCTTTTCTCACTCCGCCATAG